A region from the Mercenaria mercenaria strain notata chromosome 7, MADL_Memer_1, whole genome shotgun sequence genome encodes:
- the LOC128558548 gene encoding golgin-45-like translates to MSSSTITVKPRRRTAQSPPPTALSANQNKGTVLLRNPLPKYSFNQKSDKEKTKKTAIQSENSKENTENIAEISDDNKKDNEKLKQLITDVSASQTNLTEPVCKLVASFPQNLPGPEILSLDRTETPAVSKPENTETGLKDKPVNKVGPIDKLTGKTLTHSVSDSFISVQNNSENGALSPQQTILEQTIGPSQTGCQTQGANFIDCNSGGKQQTSTDTQRHESCTCSEKVKQLEEEKQLLKNQLEVQLQVNQELKKLLVASVGDDLQHRVERLTRDKAQLSMEIGDYFKKMSDDYEHLDKISIQADMWRSKYLACRVMADELASSKAFYSTQFQECQMAIQKLLNERHQLRANLYDTYRGLTQIQEAFDPLGSLTTGSKLLTSKNTIDLVRTNQHLVETIKYRLLPSHVTSAMNNKLEIDWHDYLTQAEAHAQELLTREMRPEDFRCMIPAKSIMAAPGSVSVDRFHPCTNYDNLTLNVCCKCKGEISIV, encoded by the exons ATGTCTTCAAGTACAATAACTGTCAAACCTCGCCGTAGGACGGCCCAGTCTCCTCCTCCAACAGCGCTGTCAGCCAATCAAAACAAAGGAACTGTTCTATTGCGCAACCCACTTCCCAAATATAGCTTTAACCAGAAGTCAGATAaggaaaaaacaaagaaaacagctATTCAATCAGAAAACAGTAaagaaaacactgaaaatattgcAGAAATTTCAGATGATAACAAAAAAGATAATGAGAAACTCAAGCAGCTTATCACAGATGTTTCTGCCTCACAAACTAATTTAACAGAACCAGTCTGCAAACTTGTGGCATCTTTCCCACAAAACTTACCAGGGCCAGAGATTTTATCTTTGGATAGGACTGAAACACCAGCTGTATCTAAACCTGAAAATACTGAAACTGGTTTGAAAGATAAACCAGTAAATAAAGTTGGACCAATTGATAAACTTACTGGAAAAACATTGACTCATTCAGTCAGTGATTCATTTATTAGTGTTCAGAACAATTCAGAAAATGGTGCTCTATCTCCACAACAGACTATATTGGAACAGACTATAGGTCCCTCACAGACTGGTTGCCAAACTCAGGGGGCAAATTTTATTGACTGTAACTCAGGTGGGAAGCAGCAGACATCGACTGATACCCAGCGTCATGAAAGCTGCACATGTTCTGAAAAAGTGAAACAGCTTGAAGAAGAGAAACAGCTGCTAAAGAATCAGTTAGAAGTACAGCTTCAg GTGAATCAAGAGCTGAAGAAGTTGCTGGTAGCTTCAGTAGGTGATGATCTTCAGCACAGAGTAGAAAGATTGACAAG AGACAAAGCCCAGTTGTCAATGGAGATAGGGGATTACTTTAAGAAGATGTCAGATGACTATGAACATCTCGACAAAATCTCCATACAAGCGGACATGTGGAGAAGTAAATACCTAGCTTGCAG GGTAATGGCAGATGAGCTGGCCTCATCAAAAGCATTTTACTCAACGCAGTTCCAGGAATGTCAGATGGCAATACAAAAACTTCTCAATGAGCGACATCAACTTCGGGCCAATCTCTACGATACCTACAG GGGCCTTACACAGATACAAGAGGCATTTGACCCCCTGGGTAGCTTGACAACAGGTTCCAAGCTGCTGACATCTAAAAATACAATTGACCTTGTAAGGACCAATCAGCATCTAGTAGAGACCATTAAATACCGCCTCCTTCCAAGTCATGTGACCAGTGCCATGAATAATAAGCTGGAGATAGACTGGCATGATTATCTGACCCAGGCCGAAGCGCATGCACAAGAG CTGCTGACACGAGAGATGCGACCAGAAGATTTCCGATGTATGATTCCTGCCAAATCTATAATGGCTGCACCAGGGTCAGTGTCTGTGGATAGGTTTCATCCTTGTACCAACTATGATAATCTCACATTAAATGTGTGCTGTAAATGCAAAGGGGAGATAAGCATTGTGTAA
- the LOC128558550 gene encoding leucine-rich repeat, immunoglobulin-like domain and transmembrane domain-containing protein 1, with translation MARLSFLTPSLVFAAVTMAIDPDIKTTDNNGVSAESPKDGDSICNLYTVEKKVILNCSGVTVQEEPLENLDQNVNVLDISYIGLTRLSVFSKEHKLKNLLVLNASHNSINHFEEDSFRMFPNLEKLDLSFNSIEKLPNDVFMSMSDLRFLDLSNNKLISLPNKLPMTEWFDVSNNRISSIPETYSSVLYPQTVFLLGKNPFRCTCDLLWLKDLLSTRKYLLNFVINLDPKKFIPVCTSPEHLAGKPWDTVEDSEFKCIGLDENSFDSANEKASNKIQEEVKVTVSEIGPNWVILKWNGNSDDIGKVIEIKYHKFGENNDKKQVILPLSASGYRLRNLEVDAPYVICSTVMLGADSYSPGCEEIVTAKGPDKNLFSYMYEFVIRLFIDYSNHLIVLLILFITTLYIIQRKEVNKKDKM, from the coding sequence ATGGCCAGATTGTCATTTTTAACTCCAAGTCTTGTGTTCGCAGCTGTTACCATGGCAATAGATCCTGACATAAAGACAACTGATAACAATGGCGTCTCAGCAGAATCTCCAAAAGATGGAGATTCTATTTGTAATCTTTATACTGTGGAGAAAAAAGTAATTCTTAATTGTTCAGGAGTGACTGTTCAGGAGGAACCACTTGAAAatcttgaccagaatgttaatgttTTGGATATTAGCTACATAGGATTAACAAGATTATCCGTATTTTCTAAAgaacataaattaaaaaatttgttggTTTTGAATGCAAGTCATAACAGTATAAACCATTTTGAAGAAGACTCGTTTAGAATGTTTCCAAATTTAGAGAAATTAGATTTGTCCTTTAACAGTATCGAAAAATTACCAAATGATGTTTTTATGTCAATGTCAGATCTTAGATTTCTTGATCTCTCAAATAACAAGCTTATATCATTGCCAAATAAATTGCCAATGACGGAATGGTTTGATGTTTCAAACAACCGGATTTCAAGCATTCCTGAAACATATTCTTCCGTGTTGTATCCTCAAACTGTATTCTTGTTGGGAAAAAATCCATTCAGATGTACATGTGATCTGTTATGGCTGAAAGATTTACTGAGTACCAGAAAGTACCTGCTTAATTTTGTGATTAATTTAGATCCCAAGAAGTTTATTCCAGTTTGTACTTCACCAGAACATCTTGCTGGTAAGCCATGGGATACGGTGGAAGATTCAGAATTTAAATGCATTGGATTGGATGAGAATTCTTTCGATTCAGCCAATGAAAAAGCATCTAACAAAATACAGGAGGAAGTGAAAGTTACAGTCTCAGAGATTGGTCCAAACTGGGTAATCTTGAAATGGAATGGAAATTCAGATGACATTGGAAAAGTGATAGAAATTAAATACCATAAATTTGGAGAAAACAATGACAAAAAACAAGTGATCTTGCCACTATCAGCATCAGGCTATAGACTTAGGAATTTAGAAGTTGATGCACCATATGTTATATGTTCAACTGTAATGCTTGGAGCAGATTCGTATTCACCTGGATGTGAAGAAATAGTTACTGCCAAGGGTccagataaaaatttattttcttacatGTATGAATTTGTGATAAGACTGTTTATTGACTATTCAAATCACctaattgttttattaattttatttattacaacACTGtatattattcaaagaaaagaagtgaataaaaaagataaaatgtga